Within Ipomoea triloba cultivar NCNSP0323 chromosome 9, ASM357664v1, the genomic segment ATGCCACCGGCAAGACTCTGCAACATTCGAGAGTGTCTTAATCGGTCCCGAGCTCTAACCACCTCGACCTCCATCTTCTCGTTCGCCGGGAAAGCCCTTTCCAAAGTTATCACCCTATTCGGAACTGTCCCGGAGCCATCTTTCGCCGCCGGGAGGGCTACGGCGGCTGCCGCCATCACTGACACCACAATCAAGAACTCCAGGCCAGCCATGCCCTCAAATTACTCGGTAAATTCTGTATAGTAGTGCCCAACAAAATAAGAATTGTTAGAACATCTGAAATTTTGTAGGGACAATTTGCTGAATCGCTCGCTGATTGATTGTAAACTGTAAAGCAGAAAGCGTGCTTCGGCTGCTTGCTCACTTTTACGAGTATTTGCTAACGTCTATGGACAGAAAATGACACAAGTGCATGAACATGAATGTTTTTATATGGTACGACATAGACCCCCGCTAACATTTGTATAGACGGATGattaaaaaattcaatcttGAAGGCTCATGTTAATAAATTGTTAATGATAGAGgatcttgattattattaaacaaatattataaatttgagttaatttcataatCGCTGCTAAATTTATAAGTGACTAAATTTGAGttcatttatcaaaaaaaaaaaattttgagttaatatttgaattaaacaaatattataaatttgagttaatttcattatCGCTActaaatttataagtgacatttcacttttaatatttttttccaaaacatcTCATGTTGGTCCTAGTAATATTGTGGCATGTCCATTTTTTATCATCAGtcaacaaacctatttaaatgacattaaatacGAAGGTATTTCAGTCCATTTAGttctaagttttatttttttatcctagatttatatatgTCATTCCACAGCTGTGAATACTCAAGTTGTGGAGGCTCTGCGGCAAAGGCATGGATTGCGATTGAAGATGACAGGAGACTCTAGGAGtgaattaagaatttttttaaaaataaaaaataaagataaaaatataatcggtcaatccactttgtataaaagagACTAAAATACTCTCGTATTTAACAtcatttaaataggtttgttgacctaagaccaaaaatgattatatcacaataatactatgaaaCCTGAgatgtttaaaaaattactaaaaatgggatggtttttatatatatatatatataagaaatggGATGGTACTTATCAATTTAAGAGCAAAAATAGAGTTAActcttataaattttattatttgtatgttTTACTAGTAAAATAATGTCCCGTAAGATTATACGAAATATCAATATTCTCATTCTAATTGATACATCGTGCAGTATGAAGATACGCGataaaagtaacatttattgaaaatatttttaacatcttttaaaattaaacatataactgaattcacaataatattataaaattataagatattttattagcaataataatgatattattattatttataagaaagTGAAATAAGTTGTTCTAATTAACTAGaaacttttaattatatatttatatcctCACTTTTGAATCTTTtgtcttttttaaaatacatacaaataattaaagtgtggcttatttgaccttctttttcttaatttgtactataaaaaaaaatcagctcGAAAATTGTGTCGTTGCCTTTAATTTGAGTGAAGTGATTTTTATTTGTGTGATGAATGTGACATTGTCAAATGTCAAATCATTTAAATTGCTGCACTAAGATTTTTGGAAGCTTAACATACAAGTTTGGCTTATAATAATAAAGACAGATGCCCTGTGCTTGTCCGACACTTGTacatgttttccttttctttctttttttttcttttaaattaatattacaataattaaacttaatctaatttttaatgaATCTGAGTTTTGACCAAACTTATTATAGAAGAATTCTCTCAACATCAAACTTATCAAGATTTAATTCAAGTAAAATGTAAACGTACTTTATAATGACTATGCTTTAAGGCTAACGAAGAGCACCCCGATAACAAGttacatgaaaaaaaaacaaaaaaaaaaaacaaaaacaaaaacaaaaacacaaccATTCGAAAATGCATGATATCCATAGATTCTTCCTatataatatttcaaagatGGAATGAAAACTCTTAATTACATGAAGCCATGATTATACAGGATAAAAGCTTTgccaataaaattaaacaatcaGTTACTCAATTTTGTTCTCTAAAAACATACACCAGCTAAAtatctcctctttttttttttttttcctttctacaaATGCTTAAATATATTCCTTCGGCATATTAATAATTGCTTATGAATTGGTTGAGGTCATTAGaggctttttttttaattgattattgcAGTGTTTGATATTTCAACGGTATGGAGCCGAACTGCTACTCCAAACCGCTGATTACCAAACGTTGTAATCAGCGTTTTGACCAAGTCAAAACATTGATTATGGTCAAATCCACTAAAAATGACGGATTTGTTGATATTCAAACAAGTCCTATAAGTAACTGGTAAATGATTGTTATTAGTGATTACACATAATAGTTGTATAGTGTATTGTttgattattgtaattattacaaTGGTATGCTTATTGatttccaaaagaaatttcatGTTATTCCATCATAACATCTTTGTCCAACACCCTGGGGTCCACATTCGATTTTTTCATGTGACCAACACTCAAATGAGTTGACCAACGTGCTTTCTTGTTCCATAATTTCGTTAATTACCGCAACTAAGAAATGCtcatgaaattaattattattctaataatTTAGTTGTACGTACAGCTCAACGCTAccaaaatctttaattaattaattaattaatatttttcggtTTTCTCCCGTTTAATTTGGAAACTTTGAGCTGAGCACACAATTTAACTTGTGAggataaaatatcaaattagaaaaaaaaaaaaaaaacattcagaTCTTATCaacaactttaatttctttactAAAGTTGGCAACCTTAGGAAACATTTGAAGAGGTCGACTGTTTccagctttaaaaaaaaaattaaaagaaatttgtaCAATTCAATGGTCTATTCCATCTTTTGTGGGTGATTTTTGAAATTGAATCTGAGAAGCCAACTAGTATATACTTAGTTCTGAAATTTGAGTTTTCACATCTTCTTGGGATGTGAAATTTTGGGTGTAATAAGAGGCATTTCATCATGTTCATTTGGAAACAAGCCCAGTCATTGCcacataaatttaattattaaaataaaacctTATTGAGTGACTAATATTGCAACATCTACGAGACTAATTTCATAATGGTGTAAAACAATtgagtatgacatttgtgttcATGGGAGGAGTTTGAATGTCTAGAATGCCATATAtaaagaaagattaaaatacACTTGCAAACTAGTTGGCATGTTTCTCGTTACTTAgtgaaaaaaatagtaaaaagtgacattttaagtgattattttgtggtataaatatgtGGATCCCACTTTTAATTTCAGTCAGGGTTAAAATGAATTTGTGTTCTTCGTAGTAAGATGAAGAGACCAATATATTGTACGTTCAAAACAGATAATTGGTGGATGAGAAATTAAATCTCAAATAGATTCATTTGAGTTAGAAATAAACGTGGAAAGACTTGTAAGTGGTAGCCTTTgtccacataaaaaaaaaaagtgaatttgcactactatatatacaatacatttttaaaaggagtttgaattgtatagtttaGACGCGCATATGTTGTTACCTTTTGTTGATTGATTTTGAGTATGCCATGCTAATTTTATATGATTTGAGTTTAGGCTTAATTGAGTGtttagataaaaataaataaattaaagaatagaCAAAATTTCCCTTTTAGTTGACAATTTTAGTGTAATTATGCTCCCTATTATGTGAGATTTGATTTTGTCAATAGACTTAATATGCGCTGATTTCTACGGCTTAGATCTGTCCTTAGTTCTCATGTAGGCAATGATTCTCATAAGAGTTTGGTCACTCTTTGAGGGTGTATATTGATTAAAACATGTATTGGGAGCTTATTAATTGGCAAAGGACTTAACTAATATGCGGCTCTTACGAAAAGTTGAACATGTAACTTTGTGCTTATTATCATTTATCAAGTTAATAGCTTGATCAGTTTTGTTGGGTTGGACCGAACCCTGTAAATTAAGGTTTGTTAGTGTTATGTAAACtagattaattaaataattttagaacACGTACACCGTACCTGTGTATTACTTGAAAGACAACAAACAGACCCATTTTAATGGTTGGCACGTCGTAGGTAGTGCCCTTCCATGACTGACGACAGACCACTACATAGTACCTACGCACACCTATACTGCAGTATATATAGATCAGATCGTCTTAAACTGAAGCTTGTATGCAGTGGCAAGAAAAAAAAGATATCGAGAAATTAAATAGCAAAGCAGAggatggagaagaagatgaagagcgTGTGGTTTGTTTTTGTGATGATTGTAGCAGCCGCTTCATTCTTAATGGCAGCAGAGGGAACAGACTCCACTCACGTTTCCGGCAAAGTGCTGTGCCAAGATTGCACCCAGGGATGGAATGAATGGGTCAGTGGTGCTAAGCCCATCAAAGGTACTATACATAGGTTTTGCTTAATTTCagatttaattcttttttttagcCATTAGAAAATCAATGTCATTGGCTGAAGATGTGTTCAGGATAAATCTCGCATTCTAATTTTAGTTGACAAATAATCATAAAGTAGTCGGTTCAAACTAAAAAGGTTAATAGGTTCCCCACTAAAAGTCGAACTTAGAAAACACGTGGTTTACAATTGACATGTTTAAAACTGAGTAGTGTATTTTGGGTTGATTTTCAGGTTCAGTGGTCTCTATTACGTGCCTAGACGAGAGGAGGGTAATGTACTATGGGAGTGATCTCACAGATGAAGTTGGAGGCTTTGACTTGCTTTTAAACAAGACCTGGTATGGCAAGCCTATTAAGCCCCACAATTGCTTCTTAAGGCTGGTCTCCTCCCCGGACCCTGTCTGCAATATCCCCACTGACTTCGCCGGTGGAAATTCCGGGATAAAGCTCCGCCGCCCCACCGTGGTTTACAGAGACCTCACTAAATATGAGATGGGACCTTTCTATTACACCACCCCTATGTGTGACCAGCCGGAcattaataatgatgatgatgctcACTACAATAATAGTGAAACGGACAGCAACTACTAAACCACGTTGTatcctatgtttttttttaattccaacTAATTCTTACCAAAttgaattattatcatattttgtattgaatataaatttaagattttttttaaagtattactgactctattacaatgtagtatttaactatctgtttataactattttctcaatttactGAAGCATAAGAGTCAATATCGAACCCATCTCCTTTTATATGGAAGTGTAACtgggtgccattagaccacaaggtcttgactCTGTTTATTCATATTTTACAAATTCTAAGATTGAAAAAAGATATAATCATaatattacaagtttgactcttagTCGAAGCTGTTTATTGGTTATATTGATTTGAGTCATGGACAGCTCAATTAGCGACCGAGCTGAAATTTATGATCAACCACTTTGAATTGTGACTCCGATCATAGTCGTCGTCCCCACCGTGACTAGTACGTACCGCGAATTTCTCACACCCAAACCTCATTTCTTCTCacatctttaatttgttgcttTCCGGCTACCAAATTATATGTCATTCTTCAATTCCCTCCCTGCTCAGCTTCTTCCATCAAAGATAATTACCTTCCATGGCAGAAAGTCATTCGCAAATCATCCCCCCACTTGATGATGATCCTTTTGTCCTAGATCTTGATCCCATTCTTATCAGTGATGAACTCAAACCCACGACGCCCGGCCAGAGGACTTATTCCGGCTGGGAAATGGCGAGCCTTTGGGTGGGACTAGTGGTGGGCGTGCCGTCATTTTATCTAGCCGGTAGTCTTGTTGAATTAGGCATGTCATGGTGGCAAGGCGTTGCCACCGTCGTCGCCGCCAACATCATCACAGTAATTACCTTAATTCTCGCCGGCCACCCCGGCACGCGCTACGGCATACCTTTTCCGGTGGTGGCGCGTGCGGCCTTCGGGGTTCGCGGCGCCCACATTCCGACCCTGCTTAGAGCATTGGTTGCCTGTGGATGGTACGGGATTGAAACGTGGATTGGCGGCCAGGCAATCTTCATTCTCCTGCCCAAAACCATCAAAGGTTCATCTTTTTCCCAGCCTGTTTCTTGGCTTGGCACGTCTGTGATTGAATTCACTTCTTTTATTGTGTTTTGGGTAGTCCAATTGGCAAGTGTGTTTTTTGGGATTAATGGGATTAGAAAACTGGAGAACTACTCAGCACCAATCCTTGTAGCACTTGTGGTTTGGCTTTTCATTTGGTCATATGTGAAAGCTGGTGGTTTTGGCCCTATGCTGTCTTTATCCTCTACCCTCTCATCTTCACAGTTTTGGTCACTTTTCTTCCCTTCCCTAACTGCCAACATAGGTTCTTGGGCAACTTTAGCACTAAACATCCCAGATTTCACAAGGTACGCCAAGTCCCAAACTGATCAGGCTATTGGACAGGCTGGGCTTCCAATTTTCATGGGACTAATGTCATTTGTAGGCCTAGCTGTGACATCCTCAACTGAACAGATATTTGGGCATGTGATCTCCAATCCCATTGAGCTTCTCGCGGAGATTGATGGCGGATTCTTGACTGTGATCATTGCCATTCTTGGGATCAGTCTTGCCACAATCACAACCAATGTAGCTGCCAACATTGTCGCCCCCGCGAACGCTTTAATTAACCTCTGCCCTTCGAGATTCACCTTCAGGAGAGGTGCAGTGGTGACAGCATTGCTTGGAATTGGGTTCCAGCCATGGAGGCTGATGCAGTCAAGCGAGAGCTATCTGGATACATGGCTGGTTGGGTACTCTGTGTTCGTGGGGCCCGTCGGGGGGATAATCTTGGCGGATTATTATCTGGTCAAGGGCATGGATTTGAGGATCAAGGATTTGTATGATAGAAGACGTAAAGGTTGAGAGAGACGAGACAGAGAGAGCTAAACGAACTGAATTATCATCATTGAAAAGTATTCTGATACACAAGCgggaaatgaatatatacagGAGGGAAAGGGAAAGCGGTTCAAACAGAACAAAATAGAGAAAGACTATTTGACCCTTGAGGCCATATAGGGAACGACGCAGCCTGCACACTTGATTAGGTGTTTCAGTTTGGAATCCGGGAGGTAACAACATATAGACTTCCTCCGTTAAATTGCCATGTAAAAAGGCGTTGTTAATATCTAACTGGTGAATATGCCAACTTCTTGCTGCTGCTGTTGCTAGGAAAGTCCGAATTGTCGTGATCCTAGCTACCGGTGAGAAGGTTTCGATATAATCAACCCCTAACTGTTGAGTATATCCCTTCGCGACGAGCCGTGCCTTGTACCTTTCAATAGAGCCATCAGCTTTCAATTTGATTTTGTATACCCATTTACACCCGATTGGTGTTTTTCCAGCAGGTAATGTGGTTAAATCCCATGTTTCATTTTCTTGCAGAGCTCGAATTTCTGCGTCCATGGCCTCTTTCCAATGGTGATCTTTGATTGCTTGATTGTATGATTTTGGCTCGTCTATGGAAGTCACAGCCATAGAAAAAGCTTTGTGTGTTGGAGATAGGCCATCAAGGGAAAGCACTTTCGACATCTGATGGGGAGAAGAACCTCTGCTAACCACAGCGTCACAGAGATAATCTCGCAACCTGCTGGGGGCTCATCTTGGCCTCTCAGATCGCCTTGGCTGTGTCACGTGGATGTTTTCATCATTCGGTGCTTGTAAAGATTCACTTTGTTCTGTCCCCTGCAAGGATTTACTGCTGACAATAGGCATTTCACCTGAGATTGTCTGCTGGGATGACAGATTCTCATAATCTGTTGAACTCATGACTTCCCTGTGCACAGAGTTACTGGGAGCATTTTCCTCATTCATATCATTGGCTATAAAAATATCATTCACTCCAGCAGTGTCAGGCTCATAGTGTATAGGATAGTTGAAAGGAACAATTGGGAGTGAAGGGCCACTAGTTACAGCCTCAAGAATATCTGTGGAAGAATTTGCAAAAGGAAAATGTGATTCATAAAATTTCACATCTCTGGATATGAAAATGATCTTTTCGTTGAGGTCATAAACTAGATAGCATTTTGTGTGGGCTGGGATGCCAACAAAAACGCATTTCTTACTACGTTGTGCCATCTTGTGCTTATGACTCGACAGGTTGGCAGCATAACACAGACATCCGAAAACTCTGAGGCTTGACAAGTCTGGTTGCTTTCCATATAGCCTATGATATGGGGTTGAAAGCTCAATAACTGGTGAGGGCAACCTGTTAATAAGATATACTGCATGCATTACACATTGTCCCCATAATTCAAGAGGTAAAGAAGCTTGAAACCGAATCGATCTTGCCACATTAAGTATGTGTTGGTGCTTCCGTTCGACAACAGCATTTTGTTGCGGGGTGTAGGCACAAGAACGCTGATGAATAACCCCCTTTTTAGTGAAGAAATCGGACATGTTAAATTCTGATCCATTATCAGTTCGGATGGTTTTGATTAGCACTCCAAACTGAGTAAAAACCATTGCATGAAACCCTTTCAGGAACTCCCTAACCTCACTTTTGTTCTTCATTAGGTGTACCCAAGTGAAACGGGAGTAGTCATCAACCAAGGTCAAGAAATAGCGTTGTCCTTGTAAAGAGTAAATAGGGAACGGTCCCCAAATATCTGCATGAACCAAATCGAAAATTGCTTTGGAGGTCGAGACACTCAAGGGGAACGGAGACCTTTTGTGTTTGGCAAGATTACAAGCATCACAAGCAAAATCTTTATTAGCAGAAACCTTAAAATCATTCAATAGATGCAGTTTATTAACAGGGAAATGGCCTAGTCTTTGGTGCCAAACTTCACTACTATTACATTGAGCCAATATGCCATTATGGACTACACTTAGCTTTCTTGGTGATTCCTTCATCAGATATAGCCCATTTGTTTCCTTAGCTGTACCAACTATCGTCCCAAGAGAGTCCTGGATTAAGCCCTGCCCGGATTCAAAGGTTAGATTATAACAATTGTCTTGCAAAAGCTTACTCACAGAAATCAGATTGAACTTGAAGGATGGTATATGAAGAACATCCTTTAGCCAAATCTGCTCATTCAGTCTAACACTTCCTACATGCTTAACAGATATTGAATTTCCAGTAGGTAAACTCACTTTAGCATCATGAGTAATACGAAAGtcattaaaaaattcaattgagCATGCAATGTGATCCGTAGCCCCTGAATCAAGAATCCAAGTATTTGAAGAcataaaaatggaatttatgTGATTAATGTAAGACTTGCCTTCATCAGCAGATTTTTCCTCAGTGAACCTTGGAATTAAGGACACAGCAGCTGTGGTTTTTGACTTATCATTTGAGGATTGACCAATTTGGTTCTGAAGGATAGAGATCAACCTTTCCATTTGATCCAATGTTGAACCAGAAGGTTCAGAAACAAGTGAGGAAGTGTTCACTACTGCTGTCTGTCTTCCTTTTGCTTTGTATCCAGGTATCCATCCCGGTGGATATCCATGCTTCTTGAAGCACTTATCCACTGTGTGGCCATTCATGCCGCAAAAGGTACATTTTGCGTTCCTGTTATTATTTCCAGTCCTTCTTCCATTATATGAGTTCACTGCTGCTACAACATCATTAGTGAGGTCTGAATTTTGTTGAACTGCATTGGCTTGAACGATCTCAAGGCTACTCATACTCAGATTTTCGAAGGCATTTTGTCTTTCTACCTTTTCAGCCATGACAAAGATTTTATACACTTCAGGTAAGGGATCGAGGACTAACACATTCGACTTGAGGCTGTTAAATTCATCATTAAGCCCTTGCAAGAAACGAATGACTCGATCTGTTTCTCGTTCTTCCACGATCTGAGCAATAACCTCACAGCTACATTTCGGCTCACATCTACAGATTGGAACTGGCCTCAGCGAGTTCATTTCCTCCCAGAGAATACGACACTTCGTGTAATAGTCATTGACAGATAGATTCCCCtgattcaaattatatatatcattctGTAGAATAGAGATCTTCTGTGCGTCGCATTGGGAGAATCTACGCTTCAGATCATCCCACACATCCTTTGCCCTGTGAATATGCATAATACTCTGCGCAATAGTAGGGATTACAGACTTATAAATCCAAGAACATACCATTAAGTTGCAACGTCTCCAGGCGGCGTACTGGAGATGCTCCATGTCCGGCGATGTGACGCTACCGTCAACTATACACCACTTATTCTTCACTTCCAGTGTGATTCTCATCGCATTGCTCCAGGATCCGTAATTCACGCTACCTTGCAAAGGAGGACTGACGAGGATGATGTTTGGATTATCGCTTGAGTTGAAGAAGAAAGGATTATCTAAATCCTCCATGCTATATCCTCTCTGTTGCTGTGGATTTGAGCTCCTCTGCGGAGCAGTTGTGGACGACGAACGCGCCGGAGATCGGTTAATCGGAGTCGCCGCTGTTCTCTCCTGGTTTGTATCGCCGGAGAGGGCGGCGGCGTAAGAGCTACGGCGTggtagctctgataccatgataGAAGACGTAAAGGTTGAGAGAGACGAGACAGAGAGAGCTAAACGAACTGAATTATCATCATTGAAAAGTATTCTGATACACAAGCgggaaatgaatatatacagGAGGGAAAGGGAAAGCGGTTCAAACAGAACAAAATAGAGAAAGACTATTTGACCCTTGCGGTTGTATCACTGCTGCTGTATATATCTTCCAATATTGTATTCCAGGAGTCCTTATGGTGCTTACTACTACTGTGGTGGATACAACTTGGTGGCTATCATGACATTGGTGATTGGGGTTTTGCCTGGCATCCCTGGTTTCTTGCAGAGTGTTGGGATCTTGAAGTCTATTCCCAGTTTCTTTACAGCAATTTATGACATTGCTTGGTTCTTTGGCCTCTGTTCTGCTGGAGCTTTTTACTGGTTTCTATCCTTCTTGGAAGAAAAATGCATAAATCATCAGCCTTTAGATCCCCTTTTACCCAATTCATCATAGTTCATTAGTTCCGGCCTGTCTCTATgtaatatatttctattcagGATTGTCTGAGATGCCTTCTCAGTTTAAGGTAATTGATCGTGTGTggcgtatatatataaaatggccagtcttttactgtggaccgcgcatcaaaacgacgtcgttttgattaatgaaaacaaacggctgAAACGGCATCCGTTCGGCGCAACTGTAGTTCCTTTTCAATACAAatgcagttccttttcgatataactgcagtttcattcgacattatacactcaaatatgtgaaattgttattcagttttctttcaacccaactacaatttcttttataatacactagTAGTGtgcccgtgcgatgcacggactaaatatTAGAAATATTGTTGTGTTATAGTgagataaatattattataattactttaAGTTCTTTATGATATacctaatttaaatataataaatagataaatagatacatgaatttaaaatttaaattaaaaatcaatacttattattattaattaataaaaataaattaaatattacacattattaataatttcaTGATAAACGTACAATTGATCCTAACATGCCAAACGTGCGATGCATGGGATAAATTTTAGACAATTTAACAATATTAGTATTAAGTCATAATGTACaacttaatataaacataagtTCAATTCTAAGTCATAATGTACaacttaatataaacataagtTCAATTCATGTATTAccaatacattaaaatatatttgatataaatattacaaaaagtctaaaaattaaaactaactcTAGATAGGCCCACATACCATTGTCCAtgtataaagtacattttttttcaaaaaaattgagatTTCTCAAATCCTTTGCAatgtcttcaatttattgactctgtttggcagagcttatttaggagcttatagtttattttaagctactaataagctataagctctgtttggtaatgcttctaaaataagttagtagcttaaaattgacatttgtgtttgaacattgatttttgtatgaactaatcttataaattataaacattttgtgaatatatagagaAATCTTATAAATAATGTGTACATAGAGAGATagcaatgtatatatatatttccaaaaaaaaaaagagcaatatatatatatatatatatatatatatatatatatatatatatatatatatatattaatgggCTAATCAGTTtagtaaacaattaatttgACATGTCTGGTCAACCCATTTCCATTTCCGCCCAACCAGAATCTAAGCCCAAGTATAAATTGCCATCCAACCCGTTTCAGGACAACATTTCGCAATCCTTCACCATTTCGCCGTTCTATTTCATCCTCTCAGCTCT encodes:
- the LOC116029014 gene encoding non-classical arabinogalactan protein 31, whose amino-acid sequence is MEKKMKSVWFVFVMIVAAASFLMAAEGTDSTHVSGKVLCQDCTQGWNEWVSGAKPIKGSVVSITCLDERRVMYYGSDLTDEVGGFDLLLNKTWYGKPIKPHNCFLRLVSSPDPVCNIPTDFAGGNSGIKLRRPTVVYRDLTKYEMGPFYYTTPMCDQPDINNDDDAHYNNSETDSNY
- the LOC116029537 gene encoding purine-uracil permease NCS1-like; its protein translation is MAESHSQIIPPLDDDPFVLDLDPILISDELKPTTPGQRTYSGWEMASLWVGLVVGVPSFYLAGSLVELGMSWWQGVATVVAANIITVITLILAGHPGTRYGIPFPVVARAAFGVRGAHIPTLLRALVACGWYGIETWIGGQAIFILLPKTIKGSSFSQPVSWLGTSVIEFTSFIVFWVVQLASVFFGINGIRKLENYSAPILVALVVWLFIWSYVKAGGFGPMLSLSSTLSSSQFWSLFFPSLTANIGSWATLALNIPDFTRYAKSQTDQAIGQAGLPIFMGLMSFVGLAVTSSTEQIFGHVISNPIELLAEIDGGFLTVIIAILGISLATITTNVAANIVAPANALINLCPSRFTFRRGAVVTALLGIGFQPWRLMQSSESYLDTWLVGYSVFVGPVGGIILADYYLVKGMDLRIKDLFTLSPYGAYYYCGGYNLVAIMTLVIGVLPGIPGFLQSVGILKSIPSFFTAIYDIAWFFGLCSAGAFYWFLSFLEEKCINHQPLDPLLPNSS